From a single Nitrogeniibacter mangrovi genomic region:
- the cydX gene encoding cytochrome bd-I oxidase subunit CydX gives MWYFAWILGIGFAVLLAILNAMWGENEAERADSGRAPTGPDHDPHG, from the coding sequence ATGTGGTATTTCGCCTGGATTCTCGGCATCGGCTTCGCGGTGCTGCTCGCCATTCTCAACGCCATGTGGGGCGAGAACGAAGCGGAACGGGCCGACAGCGGCCGTGCGCCCACGGGGCCTGACCAT